From Streptomyces sp. TLI_105, the proteins below share one genomic window:
- the ilvC gene encoding ketol-acid reductoisomerase, whose amino-acid sequence MAELFYDSDADLSTIQGRKVAVIGYGSQGHAHALSLRDSGVDVRVGLHEGSKSKAKAEEQGLRVVTPAEAAAEADVIMILIPDPIQAQVYEESIAPHLTDGKALFFAHGFNVRFGFIKPPAGVDVALVAPKGPGHLVRRQYEEGRGVPCIAAVEQDATGNAFDLALSYAKAIGGTRAGVIRTTFTEETETDLFGEQAVLCGGTAALVKAGFETLTEAGYQPEIAYFECLHELKLIVDLMYEGGLEKMRWSVSETAEWGDYVTGPRIITEATKAEMKKVLAEIQDGTFAKEWMAEYHGGLKKYDEYKTQDANHLLETTGKELRKLMSWVNDEEKAA is encoded by the coding sequence GTGGCCGAGCTCTTCTACGATTCCGACGCCGACCTCTCGACCATCCAGGGCCGTAAGGTCGCGGTGATCGGTTACGGCAGCCAGGGCCACGCCCACGCGCTGTCGCTCCGTGACTCCGGAGTCGACGTCCGCGTCGGTCTGCACGAGGGCTCGAAGTCCAAGGCCAAGGCCGAGGAGCAGGGCCTGCGGGTCGTGACTCCCGCCGAGGCCGCCGCCGAGGCCGACGTCATCATGATCCTCATCCCGGACCCGATCCAGGCCCAGGTCTACGAGGAGTCCATCGCCCCCCATCTGACGGACGGCAAGGCCCTCTTCTTCGCCCACGGCTTCAACGTCCGCTTCGGCTTCATCAAGCCCCCGGCCGGCGTCGACGTCGCCCTGGTCGCCCCGAAGGGCCCGGGCCACCTGGTCCGCCGTCAGTACGAGGAGGGCCGCGGCGTCCCGTGCATCGCGGCCGTCGAGCAGGACGCGACGGGCAACGCCTTCGACCTGGCGCTGTCGTACGCCAAGGCCATCGGCGGCACCCGCGCCGGCGTCATCAGGACGACCTTCACCGAGGAGACCGAGACCGACCTGTTCGGCGAGCAGGCCGTCCTCTGCGGTGGCACCGCGGCGCTGGTGAAGGCGGGCTTCGAGACCCTGACCGAGGCCGGCTACCAGCCGGAGATCGCCTACTTCGAGTGCCTGCACGAGCTGAAGCTCATCGTCGACCTCATGTACGAGGGCGGCCTGGAGAAGATGCGCTGGTCGGTCTCCGAGACCGCCGAGTGGGGCGACTACGTCACCGGTCCGCGGATCATCACCGAGGCCACCAAGGCCGAGATGAAGAAGGTCCTCGCGGAGATCCAGGACGGCACCTTCGCCAAGGAGTGGATGGCCGAGTACCACGGCGGCCTGAAGAAGTACGACGAGTACAAGACCCAGGACGCCAACCACCTCCTGGAGACCACCGGCAAGGAGCTGCGCAAGCTCATGAGCTGGGTGAACGACGAGGAGAAGGCCGCGTGA
- a CDS encoding AMP-binding protein, whose protein sequence is MTASDTLVGAGPGTAATAEFRAARDFLLARRGDYRAAYEGFVWPRPEHFNWALDWFDVIAEGNERTALHIVEEDGRESRHSFARLSARSSRLAGWLRAQGVRAGDRILVMLGNQVELWETALAAMKLGAVLTPATPQLGPVDLRDRIERARVEHVVVRAADRAKFDEVPGSYTRILAGGTPADAAAGWLPYERFEAYGGGFEPDGPTRADDLLMLYFTSGTTSAPKLVEHTHLSYPVGHLSTMYWIGLRPGDVHLNISSPGWAKHAWSNLFAPWNAEATVFVFNYERFDATRLMFEMDRVGVTSFCAPPTVWRMLIQSDLGRLRTPPREAVGAGEPLNPEVIERVRDAWGVTVRDGFGQTEMSLAIGNFPGQELVPGSMGHPAPGFTVTLLDASGAPADEGEICLDLSGPARPVGLTTGYHGDWERTGEAMAGGFYRTGDIGRREADGRITYVGRSDDVFKASDYKISPFELESVLLEHEAVAEAAVVPAPDPLRLAVPKAYVVLADGFEPGPDTAESLFAYAREALAPYKRIRRIEFAPLPKTVSGKIRRVELRAAATGGSSAEYRDSDFR, encoded by the coding sequence GTGACCGCCTCCGACACCCTGGTCGGGGCCGGCCCCGGAACCGCCGCCACGGCCGAGTTCCGGGCGGCCCGTGACTTCCTCCTCGCCCGGCGCGGCGACTACCGGGCCGCGTACGAGGGCTTCGTCTGGCCCCGGCCCGAGCACTTCAACTGGGCGCTCGACTGGTTCGACGTGATCGCCGAGGGCAACGAGCGCACCGCCCTGCACATCGTGGAGGAGGACGGCCGCGAGTCCCGGCACTCCTTCGCCCGCCTCTCCGCCCGCTCCTCGCGGCTCGCGGGCTGGCTGCGCGCCCAGGGCGTCCGGGCCGGCGACCGGATCCTCGTGATGCTCGGCAACCAGGTGGAGCTGTGGGAGACCGCCCTCGCGGCGATGAAGCTGGGGGCCGTCCTCACCCCGGCGACCCCGCAGCTGGGTCCGGTGGACCTGCGCGACCGGATCGAGCGGGCCCGGGTGGAGCACGTCGTCGTGCGGGCGGCGGACCGGGCGAAGTTCGACGAGGTGCCGGGGTCGTACACCCGGATCCTGGCCGGCGGCACCCCGGCCGACGCGGCCGCGGGCTGGCTTCCGTACGAGCGCTTCGAGGCGTACGGGGGCGGGTTCGAGCCCGACGGGCCGACCCGCGCCGACGACCTGCTGATGCTCTACTTCACCTCCGGGACGACCTCGGCGCCGAAGCTGGTGGAGCACACCCATCTCTCGTACCCCGTCGGTCACTTGTCGACCATGTACTGGATCGGGCTGCGCCCCGGGGACGTGCACCTGAACATCTCCTCGCCTGGCTGGGCCAAGCACGCCTGGTCCAACCTCTTCGCGCCGTGGAACGCCGAGGCGACCGTCTTCGTGTTCAACTACGAGCGGTTCGACGCGACCCGGCTGATGTTCGAGATGGACCGGGTGGGGGTCACCTCCTTCTGCGCCCCGCCCACCGTGTGGCGGATGCTCATCCAGTCCGACCTCGGCCGGCTGAGGACGCCGCCGCGCGAGGCGGTGGGGGCGGGGGAGCCGCTCAACCCCGAGGTGATCGAGCGGGTCCGGGACGCCTGGGGCGTGACCGTCCGGGACGGCTTCGGGCAGACCGAGATGAGCCTGGCCATCGGCAACTTCCCCGGCCAGGAGCTCGTCCCCGGCTCCATGGGGCACCCCGCGCCCGGCTTCACGGTGACGCTGCTCGACGCGTCGGGGGCGCCGGCCGACGAGGGCGAGATCTGCCTCGACCTGTCGGGCCCGGCCCGCCCGGTGGGCCTGACGACGGGGTACCACGGCGACTGGGAGCGTACGGGCGAGGCCATGGCGGGCGGCTTCTACCGCACCGGTGACATCGGCCGCCGTGAGGCGGACGGCCGGATCACCTACGTGGGCCGCTCGGACGACGTCTTCAAGGCGTCCGACTACAAGATCAGCCCGTTCGAGCTGGAGAGCGTGCTCCTGGAGCACGAGGCGGTCGCGGAGGCGGCCGTCGTCCCGGCGCCCGACCCGCTGCGGCTCGCCGTCCCGAAGGCGTACGTGGTCCTCGCGGACGGCTTCGAGCCGGGTCCGGACACGGCCGAGAGCCTCTTCGCGTACGCGCGGGAGGCGTTGGCCCCGTACAAGCGGATCCGGCGCATCGAGTTCGCCCCGCTGCCGAAGACCGTGTCGGGCAAGATCCGCCGTGTCGAGCTGCGGGCGGCGGCCACGGGCGGTTCCTCGGCGGAGTACCGCGACAGCGACTTCCGCTGA
- a CDS encoding cytochrome P450 — translation MSAETLSVPESSEVPFINVIDPEFRFDLPEVVRAQAAGWYAETPLGMLVLRHAEASELVRDGRLTHNGTGFMEQNGISGGPVYDWFVNGLVNQDGDSHRRLRGLVGRAFTPRMLENLRPVIKQAAERLADEIAAKDEVDFFEAFADALPLTVMSELLGVPAEDYPRFSNWSSEIGLVFSLALGGDIPGRVEAAVVGLYEYVDALMAKKAEAPTQDLISALVTAQKEDVDGARVSLEELRNLVVTMVFAAHDTTRLQLANAMVTFSEHPDQWVLLRERPELAPRAVEEVMRWRPSSNAVYRYAAEDIEFRGQHIPEGTMFMIGVQAVQRDPLAYPGGDVFDITADRKTAVMQFGGGPHYCLGAPLARMEITEALPALARRLGAPKVVGDVTWRPAIGITGPNELQLRFG, via the coding sequence ATGTCAGCGGAAACCCTGTCCGTGCCGGAGTCCTCCGAGGTCCCGTTCATCAACGTCATCGACCCCGAGTTCCGCTTCGACCTGCCCGAGGTCGTCCGGGCCCAGGCCGCGGGCTGGTACGCCGAGACCCCGCTCGGCATGCTCGTCCTGCGCCACGCCGAGGCGTCGGAGCTGGTCCGGGACGGCCGGCTGACCCACAACGGCACCGGCTTCATGGAGCAGAACGGCATCAGCGGCGGCCCCGTCTACGACTGGTTCGTCAACGGCCTGGTGAACCAGGACGGCGACAGCCACCGCCGACTGCGCGGACTCGTCGGCCGCGCGTTCACCCCGCGCATGCTGGAGAACCTGCGCCCGGTCATCAAGCAGGCCGCCGAGCGCCTCGCCGACGAGATCGCCGCCAAGGACGAGGTCGACTTCTTCGAGGCGTTCGCCGACGCGCTGCCGCTGACCGTCATGTCCGAGCTGCTCGGCGTGCCGGCCGAGGACTACCCGCGCTTCAGCAACTGGAGCTCGGAGATCGGCCTCGTCTTCAGCCTCGCCCTGGGCGGCGACATACCGGGTCGCGTAGAGGCCGCCGTCGTCGGCCTCTACGAGTACGTGGACGCCCTCATGGCCAAGAAGGCCGAGGCGCCGACCCAGGACCTCATCTCCGCCCTCGTCACCGCCCAGAAGGAGGACGTCGACGGAGCCAGGGTCAGCCTCGAGGAGCTCCGCAACCTCGTCGTCACCATGGTGTTCGCCGCGCACGACACCACGCGCCTCCAGCTGGCCAACGCCATGGTCACCTTCTCCGAGCACCCCGACCAGTGGGTCCTGCTCCGCGAGCGCCCCGAGCTCGCCCCGCGGGCGGTCGAGGAGGTCATGCGCTGGCGCCCCTCCTCCAACGCCGTGTACCGCTACGCCGCCGAGGACATCGAGTTCCGCGGGCAGCACATCCCCGAGGGCACGATGTTCATGATCGGCGTGCAGGCGGTGCAGCGCGACCCGCTCGCCTACCCCGGCGGTGACGTCTTCGACATCACGGCGGACCGCAAGACGGCCGTGATGCAGTTCGGCGGCGGCCCGCACTACTGCCTGGGCGCCCCCCTCGCCCGGATGGAGATCACGGAGGCGCTGCCCGCGCTCGCCCGCCGCCTCGGCGCCCCGAAGGTCGTCGGCGACGTCACCTGGCGCCCCGCGATCGGCATCACCGGCCCCAACGAACTTCAGCTGCGCTTCGGCTGA
- a CDS encoding MFS transporter, whose translation MTTSTPAKKTGLVLFLLAFSQFIISVDLNIVYVALPDIGIDLGFSAQSLQWVVSAYAVAFGGLLLFGGRAVDRIGARRLFMTGLTFYAVASLAGGLATTQGVLIGARLLQGVGGALLFPAVLALIATSFEGAQVTKAFAAWGAAGSLGLAAGALLGGVLTDLVSWRWIFFINIPLALIALIPAPGAIRPDGPANLSKGFDIPAALLATIGVSAIVTGLVTGPDEGWTSRLTLGSLIVGAVLLVAFFVTEAKTANPLMPLRLLKNRPLVVAMAVLFVFQTALAGAYYAFTTYVQPILGYTAIQAGLAFLPLTLVSIIGSGKLAPKFMERYGARVTLSTGMIVNAAGIAVTVLGMSVGGSFYALLPGSVIWGIGGGLVFVSVFASASSGVGPEEQGVASAMASTAQQVGGAVGLAFLVAIANSTFSGTYAEAAKADILSGLHLAGYIGAGLLVLGGLLALALKKDSPSAAVKVEGSDLSESEKAPQHANG comes from the coding sequence GTGACCACGTCGACACCGGCAAAGAAGACAGGACTCGTCCTGTTCCTGCTGGCCTTCTCCCAGTTCATCATCAGCGTCGACCTCAACATCGTCTACGTCGCGCTGCCCGACATCGGCATCGACCTCGGCTTCTCGGCCCAGTCGCTGCAATGGGTCGTCTCCGCCTATGCGGTGGCCTTCGGCGGTCTGCTGCTCTTCGGCGGCCGCGCGGTCGACCGCATCGGTGCCCGCCGGCTCTTCATGACCGGCCTCACCTTCTACGCGGTCGCCTCGCTCGCCGGCGGTCTCGCCACCACCCAGGGCGTCCTCATCGGCGCCCGTCTCCTCCAGGGCGTCGGCGGCGCGCTGCTCTTCCCGGCGGTGCTCGCCCTGATCGCCACCTCCTTCGAGGGCGCCCAGGTCACCAAGGCGTTCGCCGCCTGGGGCGCCGCCGGCTCGCTCGGCCTCGCGGCCGGCGCGCTGCTCGGCGGTGTGCTGACCGACCTGGTCTCCTGGCGCTGGATCTTCTTCATCAACATCCCGCTGGCGCTGATCGCCCTGATCCCGGCCCCGGGTGCGATCCGCCCGGACGGGCCGGCGAACCTCTCCAAGGGCTTCGACATCCCGGCCGCGCTGCTCGCCACGATCGGCGTCTCCGCGATCGTCACCGGCCTGGTGACCGGTCCCGACGAGGGCTGGACCTCCCGTCTCACCCTCGGTTCCCTGATCGTCGGCGCCGTCCTGCTCGTCGCCTTCTTCGTCACCGAGGCGAAGACCGCCAACCCGCTCATGCCGCTCCGGCTCCTGAAGAACCGGCCGCTGGTCGTCGCCATGGCCGTCCTCTTCGTCTTCCAGACGGCGCTGGCCGGCGCGTACTACGCCTTTACCACCTACGTGCAGCCGATCCTCGGCTACACCGCGATCCAGGCGGGCCTCGCCTTCCTGCCGCTCACGCTGGTCTCGATCATCGGCTCGGGCAAGCTCGCGCCGAAGTTCATGGAGCGGTACGGCGCGCGCGTCACGCTGTCGACCGGCATGATCGTCAACGCCGCCGGCATCGCGGTGACCGTCCTCGGCATGTCCGTCGGCGGTTCCTTCTACGCCCTGCTGCCCGGCTCCGTCATCTGGGGCATCGGCGGCGGTCTCGTCTTCGTCTCCGTCTTCGCCTCCGCCAGCTCGGGCGTCGGCCCGGAGGAGCAGGGCGTGGCGAGCGCGATGGCCTCGACCGCGCAGCAGGTCGGCGGTGCGGTGGGCCTCGCGTTCCTGGTGGCGATCGCCAACTCCACCTTCTCCGGCACCTACGCGGAGGCCGCGAAGGCGGACATCCTGTCGGGCCTGCACCTGGCCGGCTACATCGGCGCCGGCCTCCTGGTCCTGGGCGGCCTCCTCGCCCTGGCCCTGAAGAAGGACTCGCCGTCGGCCGCCGTCAAGGTCGAGGGCAGCGACCTGTCCGAGTCCGAGAAGGCGCCGCAGCACGCGAACGGCTGA
- a CDS encoding DsbA family oxidoreductase, producing MKVEIWSDITCPWCYVAQARFEKALAVFPHRAGVEVVHKSYELEPGRAKGDVEPIIKVLMKGKGWTEAQALANERNLTIQSADEGLPYVAGRDHGSTFHIHRLLHFAKARGKQHELVKALYRANFAEEESIFADDERLVALAVEVGLDADAARSVLAAPNAYADEVRADEREASQLGVSGVPFFVFDRQYGVSGAQSTEAFTRALTQAWGDRSPLQLVDGADDAHACGPDGCPVPH from the coding sequence GTGAAGGTAGAGATCTGGTCGGACATCACCTGCCCCTGGTGCTACGTCGCCCAGGCCCGGTTCGAGAAGGCGCTGGCCGTCTTCCCGCACCGCGCCGGCGTCGAAGTGGTGCACAAGTCGTACGAGTTGGAGCCGGGGCGGGCCAAGGGGGACGTGGAGCCCATCATCAAGGTGCTCATGAAGGGGAAGGGGTGGACCGAGGCGCAGGCGCTCGCCAACGAGCGGAACCTCACCATCCAGTCCGCCGACGAGGGACTGCCGTACGTCGCCGGGCGCGACCACGGGAGCACCTTCCACATCCACCGGCTGCTGCACTTCGCCAAGGCCCGCGGCAAGCAGCACGAGCTCGTGAAGGCCCTCTACCGGGCCAACTTCGCCGAGGAGGAGTCGATCTTCGCCGACGACGAGCGGCTCGTCGCGCTCGCCGTCGAGGTCGGGCTCGACGCCGACGCCGCCCGGAGCGTGCTCGCCGCCCCGAACGCCTACGCCGACGAGGTCCGCGCCGACGAGCGCGAGGCCTCCCAGCTGGGGGTCTCCGGCGTGCCGTTCTTCGTCTTCGACCGGCAGTACGGCGTCTCCGGCGCCCAGTCCACCGAGGCGTTCACCCGGGCCCTGACCCAGGCCTGGGGCGACCGCTCCCCGCTCCAGCTCGTCGACGGCGCCGACGACGCCCACGCGTGCGGTCCGGACGGGTGCCCCGTTCCCCACTGA
- a CDS encoding class I adenylate-forming enzyme family protein: MTGGRRAQPAADRVLRSGQEVLVATTGGVERLCAPGAPFEVEDGVYAGGPRTLREFVEVTWAHGDRTFLVAEGVRMTYREFFDAACGLARRLVGEYGLRPGDRAVVAMRNLPEWQIAFWAAQLAGLVAVPLNAWWTEDEFAYALDDCSPGVLLVDGERVGRVREWAVRSGVPGIVFRGEAEEGFVAYVADTDPLLGPPPVDVLPEHDATIIYTSGTTGRPKGAVATHRAQAGAAMNPRYFAAAAALARGEVPGTGPAMVSLTAFPFFHVAAFTSFYAVMAAGGTLVMMRKWDAGRALALIRDEGVTHFAGVPTTALQLLDLARSTGDPLTSLTLLSTGGAAAPPGIVAGLTEGYGERIEPRNGYGLTETCGGVLSNVGAEYRARPGSVGRPSPVTEVRVERPDAEGVGELWLRGQSLIRGYWGNEAATRAAFTEDGWFRTGDLARVDAEGRVDVVDRLTDMVIRGGENVYCVEVEGVLHEHPDVVDAAVLGMPHPLLGEEVVAVVRLRPGADAGAGATEALRAHVGTRLAAFKVPARILVRTEELPRNPTGKILKRELRDAVAGALDVG, encoded by the coding sequence ATGACGGGCGGTCGCCGGGCTCAGCCGGCGGCCGATCGTGTTCTCCGGTCCGGACAGGAGGTCCTCGTGGCGACGACAGGCGGGGTGGAGCGGCTCTGCGCGCCCGGGGCGCCCTTCGAGGTCGAGGACGGGGTGTACGCCGGCGGCCCGCGGACGCTGCGGGAGTTCGTCGAGGTGACCTGGGCCCACGGGGACCGGACGTTCCTCGTGGCCGAGGGCGTGCGGATGACCTATCGGGAGTTCTTCGACGCCGCCTGCGGGCTCGCGCGCCGGCTCGTCGGGGAGTACGGGCTGCGGCCGGGGGACCGGGCCGTCGTGGCCATGCGGAACCTGCCCGAGTGGCAGATCGCCTTCTGGGCCGCGCAGCTCGCCGGGCTCGTCGCCGTCCCGCTCAACGCCTGGTGGACCGAGGACGAGTTCGCGTACGCGCTCGACGACTGCTCGCCCGGTGTGCTGCTCGTCGACGGGGAGCGGGTCGGGCGGGTGCGGGAGTGGGCCGTGCGCAGCGGCGTGCCGGGGATCGTCTTCCGGGGGGAGGCCGAGGAGGGGTTCGTCGCGTACGTCGCCGACACCGATCCGCTGCTCGGGCCGCCGCCCGTCGACGTCCTGCCCGAGCACGACGCCACCATCATCTACACCTCCGGCACCACCGGGCGGCCCAAGGGGGCCGTCGCCACGCACCGCGCGCAGGCCGGGGCCGCCATGAACCCGCGGTACTTCGCCGCCGCCGCGGCCCTCGCGCGCGGGGAGGTGCCGGGGACGGGGCCGGCGATGGTGTCCCTGACCGCGTTCCCGTTCTTCCACGTCGCCGCGTTCACGTCGTTCTACGCCGTCATGGCGGCCGGCGGGACCCTGGTGATGATGCGGAAGTGGGACGCAGGGCGCGCACTCGCACTGATCCGGGACGAGGGCGTCACCCACTTCGCCGGGGTCCCCACCACCGCGCTCCAGCTGCTCGACCTCGCTCGGAGCACCGGGGACCCGCTGACGAGCCTCACGCTCCTGAGCACCGGGGGCGCCGCCGCCCCGCCCGGGATCGTCGCGGGGCTCACCGAGGGGTACGGGGAGCGGATCGAGCCCCGGAACGGGTACGGGCTGACCGAGACCTGCGGCGGGGTCCTGTCGAACGTCGGCGCCGAGTACCGGGCCCGCCCCGGGAGCGTCGGCCGGCCCTCGCCCGTCACCGAGGTCCGCGTCGAGCGGCCCGACGCCGAGGGCGTGGGGGAGCTGTGGCTGCGCGGACAGTCCCTGATCCGCGGGTACTGGGGGAACGAGGCCGCCACCCGCGCCGCCTTCACCGAGGACGGCTGGTTCCGGACCGGCGACCTCGCCCGCGTCGACGCGGAGGGGCGGGTGGATGTCGTCGACCGGCTCACCGACATGGTGATCCGCGGCGGCGAGAACGTGTACTGCGTCGAGGTCGAGGGCGTGCTGCACGAGCACCCGGACGTCGTCGACGCCGCCGTGCTGGGGATGCCGCATCCGCTGCTCGGGGAGGAGGTCGTGGCGGTCGTGCGGCTGCGCCCGGGCGCGGACGCGGGCGCCGGGGCGACCGAGGCGCTGCGGGCGCACGTGGGGACGCGCCTCGCCGCCTTCAAGGTGCCCGCCCGGATCCTCGTACGGACGGAGGAACTGCCCCGGAACCCGACGGGGAAGATCCTCAAGCGGGAGCTGCGGGACGCGGTCGCCGGAGCCCTCGACGTCGGGTGA
- a CDS encoding M6 family metalloprotease domain-containing protein: MQHPRRRIRRPVALAAATALSLTLLASASTTLPGPAPASAGPVAAAPTGAQLGPCRIATTMGVQMSEGLPTAPGYVRSTGRVRALNLMIDFPDAPGDGTAMGRFREFFPQTADWFRTSSYGRLHYRAEAPIPDWLRMPRPFSSYGIERGSPYEPGYRSLVEDIVKTADPRVDFSAYDLVNVLVTPNAGPSALDTVLSVTFSGNDDAPYADGVPLANTSFVYSRQDDGSGSFAETGYRVLPHENGHVFGLPDLYTSDGGGTVGHWDIMSEDWGANNDLLGWHKWKLGWLDNDQVSCASKPGTGDYSLTPLTVPGGPKLAFVPLSGTSGYAVEVRSKDGNDEAVCEQGVLVYRVESDVDTGHGPVTVADSDRASGGCTRRANVHAELSDAPYRPGETFTDHANGIRITVLDEDESGTYRVRITRR; encoded by the coding sequence ATGCAGCACCCCCGCCGACGGATACGCAGACCCGTCGCCCTGGCGGCGGCCACGGCGCTCTCCCTCACCCTGCTCGCCTCGGCGAGCACCACCCTCCCCGGGCCCGCCCCCGCCTCCGCGGGGCCCGTGGCCGCCGCGCCGACCGGCGCCCAGCTGGGACCGTGCCGCATCGCCACCACGATGGGCGTGCAGATGTCGGAGGGGCTGCCCACCGCCCCCGGATACGTGCGCTCCACGGGCCGCGTCAGGGCCCTCAACCTGATGATCGACTTCCCGGACGCCCCCGGGGACGGCACGGCGATGGGCCGCTTCCGGGAGTTCTTCCCGCAGACCGCCGACTGGTTCCGCACCAGCTCGTACGGGCGGTTGCACTACCGGGCCGAGGCGCCGATACCCGACTGGCTGCGGATGCCCCGGCCGTTCTCCTCGTACGGCATCGAGCGCGGCTCACCGTACGAACCGGGCTACCGCTCCCTCGTCGAGGACATCGTGAAGACCGCCGACCCGCGGGTGGACTTCAGCGCCTACGACCTGGTCAACGTCCTCGTCACCCCGAACGCCGGGCCCTCCGCCCTCGACACCGTCCTGTCCGTGACCTTCTCCGGCAACGACGACGCCCCCTACGCCGACGGCGTGCCGCTCGCCAACACGTCCTTCGTCTACAGCCGTCAGGACGACGGCTCCGGCAGCTTCGCCGAGACCGGCTACCGCGTCCTGCCCCACGAGAACGGCCACGTCTTCGGCCTGCCCGACCTCTACACCTCGGACGGCGGCGGCACCGTCGGGCACTGGGACATCATGTCCGAGGACTGGGGCGCCAACAACGACCTCCTCGGCTGGCACAAGTGGAAGCTGGGCTGGCTCGACAACGACCAGGTCAGCTGCGCGTCGAAACCCGGGACCGGGGACTACAGCCTCACCCCGCTCACGGTCCCCGGAGGCCCCAAGCTCGCCTTCGTCCCGCTCTCCGGCACCTCCGGATACGCCGTCGAGGTCCGCAGCAAGGACGGCAACGACGAGGCCGTCTGCGAGCAGGGGGTCCTCGTCTACCGGGTGGAGTCCGACGTGGACACCGGCCACGGCCCGGTGACCGTGGCCGACAGCGACCGGGCCAGCGGGGGCTGCACCCGCCGGGCCAACGTCCACGCGGAGCTGTCGGACGCCCCGTACCGCCCCGGCGAGACCTTCACGGACCACGCCAACGGCATCCGGATCACCGTCCTCGACGAGGACGAGAGCGGCACGTACCGGGTCCGGATCACCCGGCGGTGA
- a CDS encoding TetR/AcrR family transcriptional regulator, which translates to MTSTPGTAPARRVPRPRADALRNRERLVTAAREMFVEFGCQVPYDEVARRAGVGNATLYRNFPERADLVHEVVLSLMGRVIEVAERAAEEEDDTFAALRRFVHGAADERVGALCPMLEGDFDKDHPDLIAGRDRLGEAVQGLVERAQRAGRMRADVGLGDLMVALSQLTRPLPGTGCDSFDRFVHRHLQIFLDGLELPARSELPGKAATLEDLRRDSCPS; encoded by the coding sequence GTGACCAGTACCCCCGGCACCGCGCCCGCCCGCCGCGTACCCCGCCCGCGGGCCGACGCCCTGCGCAACCGCGAGCGGCTCGTGACGGCGGCCCGCGAGATGTTCGTCGAGTTCGGCTGCCAGGTGCCGTACGACGAGGTCGCGCGCCGGGCCGGCGTCGGGAACGCCACGCTCTACCGGAACTTCCCCGAGCGCGCCGACCTCGTCCACGAGGTCGTCCTCTCGCTCATGGGCCGCGTCATCGAGGTCGCCGAGCGGGCCGCCGAGGAGGAGGACGACACCTTCGCCGCCCTCCGCCGCTTCGTCCACGGCGCCGCCGACGAGCGCGTCGGGGCCCTGTGCCCGATGCTCGAGGGCGACTTCGACAAGGACCACCCCGACCTGATCGCCGGGCGCGACCGCCTGGGGGAGGCCGTCCAGGGCCTCGTCGAGCGGGCGCAGCGGGCCGGCCGGATGCGCGCCGACGTGGGTCTCGGAGACCTGATGGTGGCGCTCTCCCAGCTGACCCGCCCGCTGCCCGGCACGGGCTGCGACTCCTTCGACCGGTTCGTCCACCGCCACCTGCAGATCTTCCTCGACGGCCTGGAGCTGCCCGCCCGCTCCGAGCTGCCCGGGAAGGCCGCGACCCTGGAGGACCTGAGGCGCGACTCCTGTCCGTCGTGA